One genomic region from Nilaparvata lugens isolate BPH chromosome 3, ASM1435652v1, whole genome shotgun sequence encodes:
- the LOC120350495 gene encoding uncharacterized protein LOC120350495: protein MTDFETIYILLNEIENDYPGFAIEDYFEEIGISQHDFLNGYGDKIVKDQRINTQNTKKLYWGGNDDHDVDGEKKLRDDVKLIVKFHQNLNRNQDECARVSGYSILVISFLVALDTCFNIFLMLEANNPKMFMNYAAVCICTNIPLLLNYYIGQQISNQNEIFRQCLTEVPWIDKPQWFKQSLLIMMTRANVDTQFKPYGVFVLNLTSYKDLMKAAFSFGNVLYRRKQIVN from the exons ATGACCGACTTTGAGACTATCTACATACTTCTGAACGAAATTGAAAACGATTATCCAGGTTTTGCTATTGAAGATTATTTTGAGGAAATTGGGATAAGTCAGCATGACTTTTTGAATGGATATGGAGATAAGATTGTGAAAGACCAGAGGATCAACACGCAGAATACTAAGAAACTCTATTG GGGTGGTAATGATGATCATGATGTTGATGGAGAAAAGAAACTTCGAGACGATGTGAAACTCATTGtaaaatttcatcagaatcTCAATAG GAATCAGGATGAATGTGCAAGGGTTTCAGGATACAGCATATTGGTGATCAGTTTCCTTGTTGCTCTAGATACTTGCTTCAATATATTCTTGATGTTAGAG GCGAATAACCCTAAGATGTTTATGAACTATGCTGCCGTCTGCATTTGTACCAATATTCCTCTGCTACTCAACTATTATATTGGtcaacaaatttcaaatcag AATGAAATATTCCGCCAATGCCTGACTGAGGTACCTTGGATAGACAAACCTCAATGGTTCAAGCAAAGTTTGCTCATCATGATGACTCGGGCAAATGTTGACACTCAGTTTAAACCATACGGCGTTTTTGTTCTCAATCTCACATCCTACAAAGAT tTGATGAAGGCTGCTTTTTCATTTGGGAATGTGCTATACAGAAGGAAGCAGATAGTGAACTAA